The following proteins are encoded in a genomic region of Iodidimonas sp. SYSU 1G8:
- a CDS encoding DUF3775 domain-containing protein — protein MEALSVETVSYIIVKAREFDAKVDPVEENPASDEADDGERIILEDFVDDPTYQELRDAIEDLDDDASLELVALMWIGRGTYDAEDWEEAIETARLEATNSTADYLTGTPQLGDFLEEGLAAMGYEVDPDVLKHL, from the coding sequence ATGGAAGCGCTCAGTGTGGAAACTGTCTCCTACATCATCGTGAAAGCGCGCGAATTTGACGCCAAGGTCGATCCGGTCGAGGAAAACCCGGCCTCCGACGAAGCCGATGACGGCGAACGCATCATCCTGGAGGATTTCGTTGATGATCCGACCTATCAGGAATTGCGCGATGCCATCGAGGATCTGGACGATGACGCATCGCTGGAACTCGTGGCCCTGATGTGGATCGGCCGCGGCACCTATGATGCCGAGGATTGGGAGGAGGCGATCGAGACCGCCCGCCTGGAAGCGACCAACTCCACCGCCGACTATCTTACCGGCACGCCGCAGCTGGGGGATTTCCTCGAAGAGGGGCTGGCCGCCATGGGATACGAAGTCGACCCCGATGTGCTGAAGCATCTGTAA